The sequence below is a genomic window from Aureispira sp. CCB-E.
AGAATGTTGATCTTCAGCAGTTGGATGACCAGCTAATAGTGGTTCGTAATAAAATCGATCATCTAAACTAGTGCGTTCAATTTGAGATTTGAACGCCAATTGTATGTGATCTTGTTTTCGAGAAGATGCTGTTAAATCTCTGTCCATATATGGTTGCTTTGATAAACCATTTTTCATAAGCAAGCGGTATTAAATTAAGGATTTGGGGTTTCATCTTATTTGGTTCTACTAATTAGCAGCGCAGCTAACTATTGCTAATTGAATACTGCAATTTAAAGTTTTTGTTTCATAACTTTCAATAAAAAGTGAAAACTATTTTATTTTTCACAAAAATACAAATTAAGCAGCCTTGCAAAACCTAGAACAGAAGAAAGTGATTAATGTTTAGCAAAAAGTTAAAACAGTATATTACATATATATGTACGCACTTACATTTTATAATGTTGTGTTTTTTCTTTTATTTTAATCCTTATGCTTCCTTTTTTAACGTTTTGTTTGGTTTACCTTAGATAAACAGGACGTTTTAGCCTTATTATCATAGAAGTAAACGATACGCCAATTGGTTGTCATAATAATTATTACAACTAGTTATAGACGAACAATTTACTGAAACATTATGACCAACACCAAGTAATTACTCATAACGCAACGCTTCGATAGGGTCTAATTTAGAGGCTTTTACAGCTGGATATAATCCCGAAACGATTCCAACAATAAAACAGAGAGAAAAGCCGAGTGCAATCCAAGCCCAAGGAACAACAAAAGCTCCTCCTACCATATAAGTTACCCCATTGCCTGCTATAATACCAAATACGATGCCTACAAAGCCACCAATTTGACAGATCACAATCGCTTCTACTAAAAATTGCACTAAAATGGTGCGTCGAGTTGCTCCAAGAGATTTACAAATCCCTATTTCTCTAGTTCGCTCGGTGACAGAAACCAGCATAATATTCATCAATCCTATCGCCGCTCCTAATAAGGTGATAAGACCAATAAAAATAGCCGCCATCTGCAAAGTTGCTGTGTTTTCAACGATTAAGGAAATCAAGCCATCGCTTTTTTCTAGTTCAAAATCGGACTCTTCTCCTATTTTAATTTTTCGAACACGTCGAAAAACCCCTTCGGCTTCAGCCATAGCGGGATCAATGTTTAAGGCATCCGTTACCATTACTGATAAATTATAAGAACTGGTTTGAGAACCAAAGTACTTACGGAGTGTTTGCAAAGGAACAATAACCATTTTGTCTCCACTGAAAGTCATACTTGACCCTTTCTCTTCCATCACACCAATAACCGTAAAGCGTATGTTTCGAATAGAAATTGTTTTGCCTAAAATATTAACATTAGTATAATTTTCAAAGAGTTTTTCGGCAATAGATGCCCCTAAAATGACAATATTTCGCCCTGCCTCCGACTCCAAAGCGGTTATATTTCGCCCCGCTGCCAATTTGTAACCAGCAACATCCAAGTAGTTTTCATCCGCTCCATATATTGTAGTATTTGGATCTGTTTCTGTTCCCTCATGCTTAACAACAGCACTCAAAGAACCTAAAGCAGAGATAGACACAGCAGCAGGGTATTGGTATTTTTCTTTAAATGAGGCAGCTTGTTTGTAACTAATTTTATCTCCAATATTAGAACGGCGTCCTCTTCGTCCTCCTCCTAGACCTGTCCCTTTTCGTATGACATTAAACGTATTGGTTCCCATGCTTGCCAAATTATCAGTCAAAGAGTTCTTGATGGCATCAATAGAAGTCAAAATCCCCACCAAAGCCATAATTCCAAAAGCAATAATTAATAACGTTAATACCGCTCGAAGTAAATTGGCTCTAATTGCATTAAATGCTATGGTTATATTTTCTGCTATTGTCATAGTAAGAATACTTGGTCTATATGATTGTTGATAAATAAGAACTCAAAATCCAATACAAAATATAATGGAAACTAAGTCTGCTTTCTTATTTCACTTTGAATATATACTAAATTATATATGCAACATCTAAGAATTCGACCAACTCAAAGAAATACACTCTAAAAACAGAAAGCTAGACAAATTCCTACAGCACTTTCAAGCAATTGAACCAATT
It includes:
- a CDS encoding ABC transporter permease, with the translated sequence MTIAENITIAFNAIRANLLRAVLTLLIIAFGIMALVGILTSIDAIKNSLTDNLASMGTNTFNVIRKGTGLGGGRRGRRSNIGDKISYKQAASFKEKYQYPAAVSISALGSLSAVVKHEGTETDPNTTIYGADENYLDVAGYKLAAGRNITALESEAGRNIVILGASIAEKLFENYTNVNILGKTISIRNIRFTVIGVMEEKGSSMTFSGDKMVIVPLQTLRKYFGSQTSSYNLSVMVTDALNIDPAMAEAEGVFRRVRKIKIGEESDFELEKSDGLISLIVENTATLQMAAIFIGLITLLGAAIGLMNIMLVSVTERTREIGICKSLGATRRTILVQFLVEAIVICQIGGFVGIVFGIIAGNGVTYMVGGAFVVPWAWIALGFSLCFIVGIVSGLYPAVKASKLDPIEALRYE